The Ooceraea biroi isolate clonal line C1 chromosome 11, Obir_v5.4, whole genome shotgun sequence genome includes a region encoding these proteins:
- the LOC105277217 gene encoding probable GDP-L-fucose synthase, producing the protein MKVILVTGGSGLVGRGIQSAVELDKRDGEKWIFVGSKDADLCDKESTRRLFEQHKPTHVVHLAAMVGGLFHNMSHNLDFLRNNIQMNDNVLHTAHEHNVVKVVSCLSTCIFPDKTVYPIDETMVHNGPPHPSNYGYSYAKRLIDIANRAYHDQHGRMYTSVIPCNVFGPHDNFHPSASHVIPGLMRRLYDLCKDGNTEDKVFTVLGSGKPLRQFIYSEDLAALTIWVLREYDSVEPIILSVDEAQEQSIAQVAETLVRAFNFKGKVVYDTSAADGQYKKTASNAKLRRYLPDFQFTPFERAIKETVDWYLKNYDRARN; encoded by the exons ATGAAGGTTATACTTGTGACTGGCGGCTCCGGATTGGTCGGCAGAGGTATTCAAAGCGCCGTCGAGCTTGACAAGAGAGACGGTGAGAAGTGGATATTCGTCGGCTCCAAGGATGCGGATTTGTG CGACAAGGAGAGCACTCGCAGACTGTTCGAGCAGCACAAACCGACACATGTCGTGCACCTGGCTGCCATGGTCGGTGGACTTTTCCACAATATGTCACACAACTTGGACTTCCTG cgtaataatatacaaatgaACGACAACGTACTTCACACCGCTCATGAGCACAACGTCGTCAAGGTTGTTTCGTGCCTTTCCACCTGCATCTTTCCGGATAAGACGGTCTACCCGATCGACGAGACTATG GTACACAACGGACCGCCGCATCCTTCGAATTACGGTTACAGCTACGCCAAGCGGCTCATAGACATCGCGAACAGGGCTTACCACGATCAACACGGCAGAATGTACACGAGCGTGATTCCGTGCAACGTGTTTGGTCCCCATGACAACTTTCATCCCTCCGCGAGTCACGTCATACCTGGTCTGATGCGCAGGCTCTACGACTTGTGCAAAGATG GGAACACGGAGGACAAGGTGTTTACCGTGCTGGGCTCGGGTAAACCTTTGAGGCAATTTATCTACAGTGAAGACCTGGCGGCACTAACAATTTGGGTGTTACGGGAATACGATTCCGTGGAACCAATTATATTATCgg TGGACGAGGCGCAAGAGCAATCGATAGCGCAGGTGGCCGAGACTCTGGTGCGAGCTTTTAATTTCAAGGGCAAGGTGGTGTACGACACGTCAGCGGCGGACGGCCAGTACAAGAAAACGGCGAGTAATGCCAAGTTACGCAGGTACTTGCCCGATTTTCAGTTTACGCCTTTCGAACGGGCGATTAAAGAGACCGTTGACTGGTACCTAAAGAATTACGATCGAGCGAGAAATTGA